GACGCCGAGCATCCGAGCGTCGTGGCGCCGGGCAAGCGGCCGCGCCTCACGCCGGCGCCGGCGATGGCGCTCCGCGACGGCCGGGTCTTCATGCCCTTCGGCACGCCCGGCGGCGACGTCCAGCAGCAGGCGATGCTCCAGGTCTTCCTCAACACGACCGTCTTCGGCATGGAGCTCCAGCGCGCCGTCGAGGCGCCGCGCGTCGCCTCGCGGAGCTTCCCCGACTCGTTCTGGCCCCACGCGTACAGCCCCGGCAAGCTCGAGGTGGAGCGGCGCATCCCGAAGGAGACGCGCGACGCCCTCCAAGCGCTCGGCCACGGCGTCGTCGAGTGGCCCGAGTGGGAGTGGCGCGCGGGCGCGGTGTGCGCCGTGCAAGTTGGGCCGGACGGCACCCGCTGGACCGGCGCCGATCCGCGTCGCGGTGCCCACGCGATCGCCCGATAGCGTGATGCTCTTCGAGCTACCGATCTCGCGCGGGTAAGGTCGCCTTCGCGCCGAAGTCTTCTCTATAAATCGCGCCCGTAGTTCGCGTATCTTCGGGGCGACCAAGGTGGGAAGGCGGTCATGACGCAACGCGACGCTCGGGCCCTCCTCGCCGCGCTCGCCGGCCTCCTGCTCGCCGTCTGCTCAGCCCCCGCCCAGGCCCAGGCCCCGCGCGCCGAGCGACCGACCTACCAGGTCGGCGACACGTGGACCCGGAGCGACGGGACGTACACGCTGACGCGGATCGACAGGGACGTCTACGTCTTCACGGCGGGCGCCGGCAAGGAGTTCCACCTCACGAAGGACCTCAGCGTCGCGAAGATCGTGCTCGACGGGCGGGTCGTGCTCGACATGGATCCGCCGAGGATCGCCTGGCCGCTCGAGGTCGGGAAGTGGGGCGTGTTCCGTGCGAGCTGGCGGTCGGAGCTGCATCGGACCGTGCACGGCTTCATGGGCGCCGTGATCGTCGGCTGGCGTGTGGACGCGCACGAGGAGGTCGCGACGCCTGGAGGGAAGTTCAGGGTGTTCCGGATCACCGAGAAGATCGAAACGGTGCCACTCGGGGGGAGCGGCGTCGGCGTCAACTTCGGCCAGTTCAGTCTCTGGTACGCGCCCGACGTGCAGCGCTACGTGAAGGCGCAGGGCGATCTCCCCGGACTCAACTGGGAGCTCGCCGGCACCGACAAGCCGGGAGCGCCGCCGGTGATCGCCCAGCAACCTCCACCGCCGCGCACCCCGCCCCCGGCGATCGCGGTCCCACCGCCACCGCCCCGCGTGACGCCGCCGGCGGTCGCGGCGCCTTCCGCGGATACCGAGGCGCCGACGATCGTCATCAACTACCCGCCGCCCGGGACGAAGGTGAAACGCGACAGCATCGTTGTCCTGGGCCTCGTCACCGACAACGTCGGCGTGGAGCGCGTGCAGATCACCGTGAACGGCATCGAGGTCGCGCAGTCGCGCGACATCGGCGTGACCGGCAAGGGCCTGCCGATCCGCGCGCCGGCGAGCCTCCAGCCCGGCGAGAACGTCATCGAGATCACGGCGACGGACAAGGCGGGCAACTTCGCCCAGTCGGTGCGCACGGTGACGCGCGTGATGCCGGCGGTCGCCGCGACGCCGCCGGCGCCGAAGGTCGCCGGCCGCTGGGCCGTCGTCATCGGCGTCGGCGAGTACGAGAACAAGGCGATACCGCGGCTCCGGTACGCGGCACGGGACGCCCAGGCGATGTACGACTTCCTGACGACCCAAGGGGGCTACCCGAAGCAAAACGTCATCCTGTTGACCGACGCGACGCCCGACAAACCGACGCTGCAGAACATCCGCCGGGCGCTGGGCGACTTTCTCTCCCGTCGGCCCGGGCGTGACGACATGGTGCTGATCTACTACGCCGGCCACGGCGCGCCGGAGGTGGACGCGGCGGGGAATGAGAGCGACGGGCTCTCGAAGTACCTCATCCCGCGCAACGCCGACCCGGACTCGCTCTACTCGACGGCGCTTCCGATGGACGAGATCCAGCGGATCTTCGCGCGGATTCCGTCGGAGCGCGTGGTGATGCTGCTCGACACGTGCTACAGCGGCACGGCGGGCGGGCGCACGTTCGCGCGCCAGCAGACCCGGGCTGGCGGCATCAGCGACCAGTTCCTGGAGCGGCTGACGCGGAGCCGGGGGCGGGTGGTGATCACGGCGAGCGGGCCGAACGAGGTCGCGCTGGAATCGCCGACGCTGGGGCACGGGATCTTCACCTACTACCTGCTCGAGGGGCTCCGCGGCAAGGCCGACCGCAACGGTGACGGCATCGTGACCGTATCGGAGCTCTACGAGTACGTGGAAGACCAGGTGGACCGGGCGGCGCGGCTCGCGGGCGGGCGCCAGCGCCCGCTGATGAAGGGCGAGATCGA
This genomic stretch from Candidatus Methylomirabilota bacterium harbors:
- a CDS encoding gamma-glutamyltransferase, producing PRFVKVPADGLLSKAYAAARRALVRERAWPEMPPAGDPHRLGAERRREAALPIAGGSAGTLDTSYVAVVDEAGNGFSATPSDPNVDSPVVAGVGCVVSPRGSQGWLDAEHPSVVAPGKRPRLTPAPAMALRDGRVFMPFGTPGGDVQQQAMLQVFLNTTVFGMELQRAVEAPRVASRSFPDSFWPHAYSPGKLEVERRIPKETRDALQALGHGVVEWPEWEWRAGAVCAVQVGPDGTRWTGADPRRGAHAIAR
- a CDS encoding caspase family protein; translation: MTQRDARALLAALAGLLLAVCSAPAQAQAPRAERPTYQVGDTWTRSDGTYTLTRIDRDVYVFTAGAGKEFHLTKDLSVAKIVLDGRVVLDMDPPRIAWPLEVGKWGVFRASWRSELHRTVHGFMGAVIVGWRVDAHEEVATPGGKFRVFRITEKIETVPLGGSGVGVNFGQFSLWYAPDVQRYVKAQGDLPGLNWELAGTDKPGAPPVIAQQPPPPRTPPPAIAVPPPPPRVTPPAVAAPSADTEAPTIVINYPPPGTKVKRDSIVVLGLVTDNVGVERVQITVNGIEVAQSRDIGVTGKGLPIRAPASLQPGENVIEITATDKAGNFAQSVRTVTRVMPAVAATPPAPKVAGRWAVVIGVGEYENKAIPRLRYAARDAQAMYDFLTTQGGYPKQNVILLTDATPDKPTLQNIRRALGDFLSRRPGRDDMVLIYYAGHGAPEVDAAGNESDGLSKYLIPRNADPDSLYSTALPMDEIQRIFARIPSERVVMLLDTCYSGTAGGRTFARQQTRAGGISDQFLERLTRSRGRVVITASGPNEVALESPTLGHGIFTYYLLEGLRGKADRNGDGIVTVSELYEYVEDQVDRAARLAGGRQRPLMKGEIEGTLPLSRAAR